One region of Bradyrhizobium betae genomic DNA includes:
- the glcF gene encoding glycolate oxidase subunit GlcF, whose product MKTEFSLAQLADPDIAQADKILRACVHCGFCTATCPTYVLLGDELDSPRGRIYLIKEMLEKDETPTAEVVKHVDRCLSCLSCMTTCPSGVNYMHLVDQARVRIEQRYQRPLTERLLRQALAFVLPDPQRFRASMWLARLARPLAVLLPTPRPAATPGLILRLKAMLALAPNRLPAPGPLPGSVFAALGKKRGRVALLQGCAQQVLAPRINQAAISLLTRHGIEVVLVRDEQCCGALTHHLGNDHDALGRARANVTAWQKEAAKEGLDAILVTASGCGTVIKDYGYLLREDAAFAADAAKVSALAKDITEYVAGLGLESKTRLDNIVVAYHSACSLQHGQKITGLPKELLSKNGFVVKDVPESHLCCGSAGTYNILQPELAGRLRDRKVANIASVKPDMIAAGNIGCMVQIASGTSVPVVHTIELLDWATGGSRPALNTQG is encoded by the coding sequence ATGAAGACCGAATTCTCGCTGGCGCAACTCGCCGACCCCGATATCGCGCAAGCCGACAAGATCCTGCGCGCCTGCGTCCATTGCGGCTTCTGCACCGCAACCTGTCCGACCTATGTACTGCTCGGCGACGAGCTCGATAGCCCGCGCGGCCGTATCTACCTGATCAAGGAGATGCTGGAGAAGGACGAGACCCCGACGGCGGAGGTGGTCAAGCATGTCGACCGCTGCCTGTCCTGCCTGTCCTGCATGACGACCTGCCCCTCCGGGGTGAATTACATGCACCTCGTCGACCAGGCCCGGGTCAGGATCGAGCAGCGCTACCAGAGGCCGCTGACCGAGCGGCTGCTGCGCCAGGCGCTGGCCTTCGTCCTGCCCGACCCGCAGCGCTTTCGCGCCAGCATGTGGCTGGCGCGGCTCGCCCGTCCGCTGGCGGTGCTGCTGCCGACGCCGCGGCCCGCGGCCACGCCCGGCCTGATCCTGCGCCTCAAGGCAATGCTGGCGCTGGCTCCGAACCGGCTGCCGGCGCCCGGTCCGCTCCCGGGCAGCGTGTTCGCGGCACTCGGCAAGAAGCGCGGCCGTGTCGCGCTCCTTCAGGGTTGCGCCCAGCAAGTGCTTGCGCCGCGCATCAACCAGGCCGCCATCAGTCTTCTCACCCGCCACGGCATCGAGGTCGTCCTGGTCAGGGACGAGCAGTGCTGCGGTGCGCTGACCCATCACCTCGGCAACGACCACGATGCGTTGGGGCGGGCTCGCGCCAATGTCACGGCGTGGCAGAAGGAGGCGGCGAAGGAGGGGCTCGACGCCATCCTGGTGACGGCGTCCGGCTGCGGCACCGTGATCAAGGACTACGGCTATCTGCTGCGCGAGGACGCTGCGTTCGCGGCCGATGCGGCCAAGGTGTCGGCGCTTGCCAAGGACATCACCGAATACGTCGCCGGTCTCGGACTCGAGTCGAAGACGCGACTGGACAACATCGTCGTCGCCTATCACTCCGCATGTTCGTTGCAGCACGGACAGAAAATCACGGGCCTTCCGAAAGAATTGCTTTCCAAGAATGGATTCGTGGTGAAAGATGTGCCCGAGAGCCATTTGTGTTGCGGTTCGGCGGGGACCTACAACATTCTCCAACCCGAGCTTGCGGGCCGGTTGCGCGATCGCAAGGTCGCCAACATCGCAAGCGTCAAGCCGGACATGATTGCCGCGGGCAATATCGGCTGCATGGTGCAGATTGCCAGTGGCACGTCAGTTCCGGTCGTACACACGATTGAGCTTCTCGATTGGGCTACGGGCGGGTCGCGGCCGGCACTGAACACGCAAGGCTGA
- a CDS encoding histone, with product MAKAKKKKSKKAKKAKKAVAAKKTAKKAAKKSAKKAAKKSAKKAAPKKAAKKAVKKAAKATSKKAAPKKAASKKAAKKAAPKKAKAAPAPKPSAPLTPPAPAPEPAAETSWAMPSSSAEPTSADGQG from the coding sequence ATGGCGAAAGCGAAGAAGAAAAAAAGCAAGAAGGCCAAAAAGGCCAAGAAGGCTGTAGCGGCGAAGAAGACCGCGAAGAAGGCAGCCAAGAAGTCCGCGAAGAAAGCTGCGAAGAAATCAGCCAAGAAGGCCGCGCCGAAGAAGGCCGCCAAGAAGGCTGTGAAGAAGGCGGCCAAGGCGACCTCGAAAAAGGCTGCACCGAAGAAGGCTGCATCGAAGAAAGCCGCGAAGAAAGCGGCACCGAAGAAGGCGAAGGCAGCTCCCGCGCCGAAGCCGTCAGCACCGTTGACACCGCCGGCTCCGGCTCCCGAGCCCGCCGCCGAGACAAGCTGGGCGATGCCTTCGTCTTCTGCGGAACCGACGTCGGCCGACGGCCAAGGCTGA